The sequence below is a genomic window from Pectinophora gossypiella chromosome 13, ilPecGoss1.1, whole genome shotgun sequence.
atttcgtaattaatttatcttaagtgcagttttttcgaaaaagtaagatgattccgtgtttcggagggcacggtaagccgttggtcccggctattagccgtaaaaacacctccaccaacccgcattggagcagcgtggtggagtatgctccataccccttccggttgattgaggggaggcctgtgcccagcagtggcataggctgtttatgtgtgcagttttcactagcaaattcggctcgaccattacagacggcgatacgggtcactacgttcacgttggtctaacagaaagctcaatgaGGCGTGgttactaagttcatcttgcaatggatgtacctctgactaccccaatactaaagtgttataaatgcgaaagtaactaaCTTTCCCGCCGAATACGCTGAGTCGAATTAGTGAGAAATTGGACCACATCGAATGGGTATAAGGTTCCAAGTCAATGAGACACTAACACGTTTATAGTCCAGTgacccatatacgggtcatgacggactagctctaCGTctgtgacccatacatgggtcactaagaaacgaccaggtacgcactaagggcgggtgctccacttggaACGCGGATAACTCAGCAAAGGTTGAAGTAACAGTTGAAGAGACTTGaatgtcaaaacattttgtagcggggactgtcaacgtgttaaaggctacgttccccaaaaaaatatacagatggcgctgttcacaTTCAATGTGataactacctattttctcattgctcgggtacataattattcaaaaatagaatggcagaggcataaataaaaataattcttgcttgatatttggatcagaataataatgggaggAAGATGTGggctgtaataacaagggtcatcattaatacccaaaaacaaagttaataaaagatgcatatatctgttatccatgaaattaaacgaaggcaacattGCGCGCTGTACAAATTAGCCTTCGTAATTTcgtgaatcatcatcatcaatttaagagccacgctcttgtcggtgtagcattttccattccagtctatcaaaggccaattccttgacttccctataagacacgacgttaacctttcaTGTTTgttaatttcatgaataacagactaTAATATAAGATAAATGATTGATGATTTGTTAGTAATTATCattttaaatctgtacagcaacacctatatatttttttagggaacatagatagcctggaaagtgcctcCCTAGGAGAACTTTTCAGGGACGGCTTTGAGAGTACTTACCGCGATTATACAGCTAGTGATGTATATAATATTCGATATCTACTAGatacgcgctcggtttgcgattgttgaagttaagcaactttcgcaaaggccggtcataggatgggtgaccacaaaaaaaaagttttcatctcgagctcctccgtgcttcggaaggcacgttaagctgttggtcccggctgcattagcagtcgttaataaccatcaatccgcaccgggcccgcgtggtagtttaaggcccgatctccctatccatccatagggaaggcccgtgccccagcagtggggacgttaatgggctgatgatgatgatctactAGATATTTTAGCAGCTAAGTTGGCTGGATGAGGGGTTCGCGAACTTTTAAGATAATGGCACATCTACCAAATACCTGTTACATTATGGAGTTCATTTCAAAACCACACTAATATTACGCGGAACCCTGATGACTTTTCTACGGAACTCACTTCAGGAATCACTGGACTACATTATAGAACCAGGGACTTTACAGGcaacgtttcccaaaaaaaaagtatagatagcgctgtataGATTTGTCGTGATAATTactaacaagggtcatcatttgtacccaaaagcaaagataaaaaaaatgcatatgtcttttattcatgaatttacgaaggcaaatttgtacagcgccatctacattttttttgtccCTCAATTCAAAAATCAAGAAAATGGTATACCTTCCTCTTAGTAAAAAGTTCAAAGTAAACAGACTTGACGTTACACGCAACTGATTCATCTGAACTGAAATGCTCCGCTAATTCCTTCTTTATTTTACCCAATCCTTCAGGCGTAAGATCCtgcgaaaaaatatatttattgaaaaaaaaaaaaaaattgtttggcTTTTAAAACTAATACGTCTATACCAATCTGATTAAATAAGgtattttaaactattatttCATGGCACTAATCCCAAGCCagggaaaaacaattttttttaaacttatttaataacGTATCGACCCGatcaaaatagtttactatgtaTTCAAgttaattagtaattaatttatcttaagtgcagttttttcgaaaaagtaagatgattccgtgtttcggagggcacggtaagccgttggtcccggctattagccgtaaaaacacctccaccaacccacagtgaagcagcgtggtggagtatgctccataccccctccactTGATTAAGGAGAGGCCTGTgttcagcagtgggatgtatacaggctgtttatgctatgtttatgtatgtataaaagtgGGGTTTCGAAGCCGGGGCCTCCTGATCGCGAGcctaacgttcaaccactggaccacagaggccgttaagctTTAAAGAGTATGCATACCTGTGGATGCATAGTGACGATGAGCATGATGTCGCCGCTGTGGTGGGAGTGCCGCACGGTGAGGCAGCGCCAGTGCCCGGAGTAGTCGGCCGGCGAGAACGGAGCCAGCCCAGACGCGCGGACGAACTCTTGGAACAACTGGTGGAAACATCAGAggggcaatttgacatttgcgcgtatacaAGGACCAAGTATTTGAATGGACAGATATGCATGATATGTATATCAACCGCTTCACTTTCTTCGTGTTACGTAACTGGGTTACAGCTCGTGTAtctgttaaaaatataactacTAAAAATGAAATACAAACTTTTTAATTACAAGTTTTTGTCGTTCTTTTTTTACTGGTTGGATTCGTGTAAAAAGTATTGTAATACCATTTAAATTTTAGAGCAAGAAACCAGCGCGTatataagtaagtgcgcaatgccaacaaatgtcgaaaaccaatattgcttttttatatgaatagaGTATTTGTTTTTGACCGGGTCAAACATAAACTACAAAATGCTAATTTAGACATAGAGCGCAgtctaaaattatcaaaaatctattttattttgcttttcgaccacgccggcgccgtcgtcggtatcagggtccttcTTCTATGGTgagggttatgaggtgaattaccaacctcatcattcCTGGTGTATTACTGAgcgacccctgacatgactcatatttAACGACCACATACTTAGTAACTTAATCAGTATGTAGTCGGGTCCAACACCTTGAAAGTATCTTTTTGAAGcatgaatcatcttattttcggacaatcgggtgatcagcccgcAATATCCTAATCAAACCAAGACCTGGAGGATCGGCGTCCTGAGTATTTGTTGTCGCGATCATAACAAAAAAACAGGTATTAGGTATAAAGTACAAGTAAACAGAATACTAACCAAAACAGCTTTCTTCGTCGGCTCCGAAATATGTATAAGCGACTGTATGGGCGCCACAGCGACTGTGCCAGTCGCGTAGCTTCCCAGCCTGAACCCAACAGTGGGCAACTTCGTCTCTTCGTCAATCCCAACAGTGAACTCGCATTTGTTCCTATATCCTTCAGTTACAGGCGACTTTTGTATAGGCTTCAGTTCAAAAGACAAACCGTTGTGGTTCTTACGTTGCGCCTCTATGCTGGTACGACGTTCCTTCGCTATTTTCCAAATCTCATTGTCGAATTTCATTAGGATATGCTTTATTTCTTTCTCTTTTAGTTTTAGCTGTAAGGGAATGTGCGGAATTTAGGGGTCAACCGTTACCAGTTTGTACAGGATAGGTGAGCATAGTGTATCGCCCAAATTAGTTCAATGTGTTGAATTATTCCGAATTCAAATGCAGTTCGTAAACTAAATTAGCGGCGCTCTACGATGGCCGTTTCCACGTTTGTCCCGCTTATCaagtttcttatttattaataactacGTTAAAGGAGAAAAATAGCGTACTTTGTATTAAATTATAACTTTATTGACGGAGCGAATTGCTTTATTATGTCAATACTATACCGCCATCATAGCATGCCGCGTTTAGCATGCCTTAACCTCTTATCTGCCGAGATACCGGACtataaattttacaatttttcTGGTCGAGATCTGCCTTCCGGCATTCGAAAGGTCAAACTGGGATAAGTATTATACCATTGTGCGAGGAAAGGCATTGTGAGAATGGGGTAGGTACAATAAATCATTGCAGTAACTGCACGCGCCAGTgcacgatttaaaaaaaaataaagatacgtATCTGATATTCTCGCGAGTTCGCGAATGTTGTCGCACTTTGTAAAAATAGGCCATACTTATATTGCATACAGCAAGTCCTGGGTAATTTAGGAAAATATACCAAAGAAAGATAAAAGTTACCTGTTCATCATAAGGCACATTCCAATAAGGTGTGGTGGCATCAGCAAGTCTCTCTTCCTGACTCTTATTGctgtcttctttcttctttttctccTGTCCATTGCTATCTTCTTCTTGCTTTCTCTTTCTCACTAGTGGGTCAGGAGCTGGTTTGGCCACTTCGGCTATTAAGGTTTTACCTGGTAATAGAAATACCAGTGTAAACTATGCTTTACTGATTTAATGATGATAGgtctttacaaatatttttttatttataaagtgtttcaataatttcaaaaagtaataagaacactttaatagtaggtatatgtataaatgTTTCATAACTACTGTATCTGGCTGTATGCAAGTGGCGGGAAACaataagtttttaaaattttcttcaattattaGAGCTATTGATGTTCTGTCGAGTTCAAAAGggcacattaaagcaattcatgtGAAAATAATTATGCTTTTTGACCATATGCGTGCGCACAAATTGCACCcttgcttttttggatgaattgcttgaaTATGGAATTTTTAAACCGTCTGAGGTGACATTTTATAACTAAGCAAGACATGTAGGTATTTGTGGCTTCATTTGTTTCAgcaatacttaataattaagaTATATATTATCTGGCATTCCTTACTCATATAGCATAATATACCTTTCCAGGAGTATCCATTGAGAGCTTCTATGGCCTTGGTGCGTTCCTCATCATTTTGGAAGCAGGCATACAGCCAGTGGCTTCCATTCTTGGGCCGCTTTATCTTACTTGTATTCAAACTTAACTTTTGATTCATAAGTTTTTTAAGTTCCTGtgtgattgtttttttattattattgcatgtTTTGTATCCATAGTTAAGATAGTTAGagtttagttagttagttagttgtgTTGTTTTGtatctaattatttttacaagcaGGGTTTGAAATTATCAAGATAATTATCAGACAATTGATTTGtaagttattatttgttatattttttcattatcaAATGCATACTAATGAATTataaaactgcttatggtcgtAATCATGACTGATCCcatgttagaaaaaaaaacacattattgttatttattatcaaatgaTAATAAGCCAGAGAAAGAGCAAgaggacaacctagtcaaataagacACTTTTTTctacaaaactatttttttaagtggTTTATTGtagtttgcctcagatggcattaagtagATGGCTTCAAAACAACCATAAAACAACAATACATTTCTATGGACTTTGGGTCCGGTGGGTGTTGCAAAAAGGGTCCCATGCAAAAtttgcattaaaaaaaaagtttaacaaAAAACAATCGCCAACAATAACATTAGGGCCCCAGAGGAatttttgacccagtcatcTAGCCTTTTATCCAAATATTATTAtcgcaataattattatgataaattgTGATTATTCCTTTCGAAccctacttaagtacctacagaACTTTTTAGCTAATGTCTCTACTGAGTTAGATAGAATAGTCATGCAGGAACATATCTATAGATATTGTTTACAAATATAAACCAGTTTGAAAGCGTTTTAAAACaagtttgttttaataaatgCACAACGTAAAATGATATGTGAACAATGGGcttttatttatgacaataatacATGAAATAAGGCTTAAATTAATATACTTGCCGCGATTCCATAGAACTTCGGTAAGCCACGCACTTCTATCTTGTATTTCTCAGAAGAGAAGCCTCCTCTGTCTAAATAAGCATACTCTTCACTAACTGccgagttttcattctcttctGTTTTAATTTCAGATACTGTTACGTTTCCTTTTGCCATTATTTGGAATTTATTGCTTCGTTTGAATGTTTTGATGCGTTTTTGAGGTTATTTCGACGTGGTAGTCATAGACAAAGGATGTAACCACTACACAGTCTGGCGATTTCTATAGAAAATCGTAGGAAAAATCATAGGGAAAAATCCATGAAAAACCGATCGTATGAAATGTGCCTTGTTTTCAATGGCGGCATAACCCATCTGAATTTCAAAAAACGCTGAAATCTATCACGCAGTAGGTAATAGAGTGCTTGTAAATTAGAGAGATAATTATATGAGAGGtaatcattcgtcaatcatgactttttattcaaacaaaaataaaatcgaccttattattattaagctatgatcgttatttgtagtcgtatgctgattgacggaataccgtggaaATACCATCGTAGTACCTGTTACTTAATCTGTGGTATAGTATACTTCCGGTATAATTTCCATTACGCGGGCACTAAGTGACGGAAACGGAAATTAGACTGGTAATACTTTTTTGGATAATGGTAAAAACCTGTAACTGCATATAAAATAACTTTTAGTgcataaagattttatttatgaaaatattcaTATAAGGATCATCATATTTGTCTAAGTACATAGGAATAAAGTGCAGTGAACACTACAGATTGTATGGTTCATAAAAGTGGTTTATAAAAGTTAGAGATAAACAACGCACACAAATTCAGTTAGAGGTAGTTAAAGCTATCTTTAAAAGATTAACACATTTGCCCATACTTTAGGCTGAAAATCCATCCAACACAATAATTCACTCTTACACATCACAATAACATACAAATAACATTTATAACAATACTAAAATTACATTAATTGTTATGTATTTCCATTTTCAAACAGGTTTTTTAGTGCATTTTTGTCTTTGGCCTCTTTTTGCTTGcgtagtaatttgatattttccAATTCCTTTTCAACCATATTTGCAGTTGAAGGGTTGATGGACTTCAGACGTTTGAAGTCCTCTTCCGCCAGGTCGGGGTTCCAAGCCCCCACATGAGCTTTACCTCTTCTGTACAAAGCTTTTTCATTCTCTGCAATAAAacagcataattattattttatgaaacaaaagttTGACTTTATCTGTATGAATTTGTTAATTCATTTTTGTATATGCAATATACttgactacttgacagttgtaacaatataaatataaatatcatttaacgataattatccaatagtttctTTTATTAAGATCCattttaaaaggttttatttttacaaaataagaatgcgattttttatctgtgtattacaagactcgAAACACGGGGCGgtcatgattgagcttcgtgagacgtcacattttacaaaacaatacaaaataaacaaaaactttctgtcaggtttcaagttatacctactgtttgacagtttctttgttgaaatgtgacgtcactaggaaaaatgtcacgtgaccaaccgttttcgcacgaaatttgaaaaatttgttttttctattatataaaactttttcaagaaaataaaatattttaagaggaaTAAAATAAGCCTctgtac
It includes:
- the LOC126371831 gene encoding tRNA (uracil-5-)-methyltransferase homolog A, giving the protein MAKGNVTVSEIKTEENENSAVSEEYAYLDRGGFSSEKYKIEVRGLPKFYGIAELKKLMNQKLSLNTSKIKRPKNGSHWLYACFQNDEERTKAIEALNGYSWKGKTLIAEVAKPAPDPLVRKRKQEEDSNGQEKKKKEDSNKSQEERLADATTPYWNVPYDEQLKLKEKEIKHILMKFDNEIWKIAKERRTSIEAQRKNHNGLSFELKPIQKSPVTEGYRNKCEFTVGIDEETKLPTVGFRLGSYATGTVAVAPIQSLIHISEPTKKAVLLFQEFVRASGLAPFSPADYSGHWRCLTVRHSHHSGDIMLIVTMHPQDLTPEGLGKIKKELAEHFSSDESVACNVKSVYFELFTKRRVGEDAAKPEYVTGATHIVDTILGRQFRISPQAFFQINTAGADILYQSAIELSQVTKESTIVDICCGTGTIGLCFAKHCGKVLGLELIAEAVKDAKANAELNNIENCEFFTGKAEDILPSVLARATGEDIIAIVDPPRAGLHTRAVTQLRNTKKVKRLIYISCSPASAVKNFIDLSRPSSKTLRGAPFLPVRAVPVDMFPHTKHVELAILFEREEKSTPDLVETTPQVEDNIPNENVNVECKNENHVSI